Proteins from a single region of Candidatus Micrarchaeum acidiphilum ARMAN-2:
- a CDS encoding eRF1 domain 2 protein, with the protein MKNEYELRKELKRLASARGGATELISIYMPPGYAISEEISKLRDEYGQASNIKSKSTRLNVQGAIDKIIQYIKLYKEPPQNGLAVFCGNISDEQSKPNIQLFSMEPPQPIKANIYRCDSTFLLEPIEAMLEAKDVYAMLVMDGRDGTIALLKGTHLVVEKKVKSFAHSKVHKGGQSAARYDRAIGESIEDYYKSIADTINDLFIKNDFKIKGLIIGGPGPSKENFAKSKYLNYQIKILGVFDTGYTDEHMGMNELLEKSKEVLSEQQAIQERKIMERFLSEVAHGGLATYGYENVKKVMQSNNIARLIVSEDADIYEVSYKCNTCNSEFTRIENGNERQTKHDDGGNLVVVSEKDAIEELIEDAQKAGVEVSFISGDSQYGKELLLGFGGVAAMLRYKQ; encoded by the coding sequence AAGCATATACATGCCGCCAGGATACGCCATATCCGAGGAGATATCAAAGCTGAGGGACGAATACGGGCAGGCATCAAACATAAAATCGAAGAGCACGAGGCTCAACGTCCAGGGCGCCATAGACAAGATAATACAGTACATAAAGCTGTACAAGGAGCCGCCGCAGAACGGGCTTGCGGTATTCTGCGGCAACATATCAGATGAGCAGTCCAAGCCCAACATACAGCTGTTCTCCATGGAGCCGCCGCAGCCGATAAAGGCAAACATCTACAGGTGCGATTCTACATTTCTTCTTGAGCCTATAGAGGCGATGCTTGAGGCAAAGGATGTCTACGCGATGCTGGTGATGGACGGCAGGGATGGCACCATAGCCCTGCTCAAGGGCACGCACCTTGTTGTAGAGAAGAAGGTAAAATCATTCGCGCACTCGAAGGTCCACAAAGGAGGACAGAGCGCCGCCAGATACGACCGGGCAATAGGCGAAAGCATAGAGGACTATTACAAGTCCATAGCGGACACAATAAACGACCTGTTCATAAAGAACGATTTCAAGATAAAGGGCCTTATAATAGGAGGGCCTGGCCCGTCCAAGGAGAACTTCGCGAAGTCGAAATACCTGAATTACCAGATAAAGATACTTGGGGTTTTCGACACAGGATACACTGACGAGCACATGGGGATGAACGAGCTGCTTGAAAAATCGAAGGAAGTGCTGTCAGAGCAACAGGCGATACAGGAAAGAAAGATAATGGAAAGGTTCCTGAGCGAGGTGGCGCACGGCGGCCTCGCGACCTACGGATACGAGAACGTTAAAAAAGTCATGCAGAGCAACAACATCGCCAGGCTCATAGTTAGCGAAGACGCAGACATATACGAAGTTTCATACAAGTGCAATACATGCAACTCGGAGTTCACCAGAATAGAGAATGGCAACGAGAGGCAGACAAAGCACGACGATGGGGGCAACCTGGTAGTAGTCTCTGAGAAAGATGCTATAGAAGAGCTCATAGAGGACGCGCAGAAGGCAGGCGTTGAGGTGTCGTTCATTTCGGGGGACAGCCAGTATGGCAAGGAGCTGCTTTTGGGCTTCGGAGGAGTTGCGGCCATGCTGCGTTACAAGCAGTAG